A genomic segment from Streptomyces antibioticus encodes:
- a CDS encoding sensor histidine kinase, whose product MRSRLLAITLALLIAALLASTGLVVDQLRQTLVRQLDERIHSAAIVAQRLPGLQDLADEGEGGEGRVRETVEEQGLRDLYAARLGADGRVENLIRPATGAPPALPRLDTAAVGERGGRPFTVDAVEGNEQWRAVAVPDGSGSVVAAGSLSEVDGAMRRLTGRVVLIDAAVLGLLGVAGWFAVRAGLGPLRRIETTAAAIAAGDLSSRVPQLAAPRTELGSLSASLNTMLDRIEAGDAARADAERSMRRFIADVSHELRTPLAGIKGFTELYRMGGMPQPSDVEGAMSRMEREAARLIDLVEELLLLARLDERAAAAAQTLQRTPMDLRTLTADALRDLKALDPTRTVTLTGPGGGAPGGAPVMGDEARLRQVMSNLVGNAMTHTPAGTPVRIGVGTDRGRAVLELSDQGPGMTAEQAAHAFDRFYRADTARDRTQGGGAGLGLSIVHSLVTVHGGRVEIDTAPGQGATFRIVLPLHTDTPDA is encoded by the coding sequence TTGCGCAGCCGCCTGCTGGCGATCACGCTGGCACTGCTGATCGCCGCGCTGCTCGCCAGCACGGGCCTGGTCGTCGACCAGCTCCGGCAGACCCTCGTGCGACAACTCGATGAGCGCATCCACAGCGCCGCCATCGTGGCCCAACGCCTGCCCGGCCTCCAGGACTTGGCCGACGAGGGCGAAGGGGGCGAAGGGCGGGTGCGCGAGACCGTGGAGGAGCAGGGCCTGCGGGACCTGTACGCGGCCCGCCTCGGCGCCGACGGTCGCGTCGAGAATCTCATCCGGCCCGCCACGGGAGCGCCGCCCGCACTGCCCCGTCTCGACACCGCGGCGGTCGGCGAGCGCGGCGGGAGACCCTTCACCGTCGATGCCGTGGAAGGGAACGAGCAGTGGCGGGCCGTCGCCGTGCCGGACGGGTCGGGCAGCGTGGTGGCGGCCGGATCGCTCAGCGAGGTCGACGGCGCCATGCGCCGGCTCACCGGCCGTGTGGTCCTGATCGACGCAGCCGTCCTGGGGCTGCTGGGCGTCGCGGGATGGTTCGCCGTGCGCGCCGGGCTCGGACCGCTTCGCCGCATCGAGACCACCGCGGCCGCCATCGCCGCGGGGGACCTGTCCAGTCGCGTACCCCAACTGGCCGCCCCCCGCACCGAACTGGGAAGCCTGTCCGCCTCGCTCAACACCATGCTCGATCGCATCGAGGCCGGTGATGCCGCGCGCGCCGACGCGGAGCGGAGCATGCGCCGATTCATCGCCGATGTCAGCCACGAGCTGCGCACCCCCCTGGCCGGAATCAAGGGCTTCACCGAGCTGTACCGGATGGGCGGTATGCCTCAGCCATCCGATGTGGAAGGCGCGATGAGCCGTATGGAGCGCGAGGCCGCACGCCTGATCGACCTGGTGGAGGAACTGCTGCTGCTCGCCCGCCTCGACGAGCGCGCTGCCGCGGCGGCACAAACCCTCCAACGCACCCCCATGGACCTGCGCACGCTGACCGCCGATGCCCTGCGCGATCTGAAGGCACTGGATCCGACCCGGACCGTCACCCTGACCGGACCCGGCGGCGGGGCGCCGGGCGGCGCGCCCGTCATGGGGGACGAGGCGAGACTTCGCCAAGTCATGTCCAACCTGGTCGGCAATGCCATGACCCACACCCCGGCAGGCACACCCGTACGCATCGGCGTCGGCACAGACCGGGGACGGGCCGTCCTCGAACTGAGTGATCAAGGGCCCGGCATGACAGCCGAGCAGGCTGCCCACGCCTTCGACCGCTTCTACCGCGCCGACACCGCCCGCGACCGTACCCAAGGCGGTGGCGCCGGCCTCGGCTTGTCCATCGTCCACTCCCTGGTCACCGTCCACGGCGGCCGGGTCGAGATCGACACAGCCCCCGGCCAGGGAGCCACCTTCCGCATCGTGCTCCCCCTGCACACGGACACTCCCGACGCCTGA
- a CDS encoding response regulator transcription factor — protein MSTNHQDGTVMAEHLLVVEDDSTLRELLSASLRLAGFAVTPVTTGAEALAAVRQERPDLMVLDVMLPDFDGFEVARRLRQELPASPAGPPPVLFLTARDAAEDRINGLTVGGDDYVTKPFNLEELILRIRAILRRVSGQQPDGRLVVGDLTLDPVSRQVTRAGHTVQLSPTEFSLLRVLMEHAGQVLSKEQLLDLVWQYDFGGDDSIVASYISYLRRKMDTKEPRLIHTVRGTGYMLRRPPQ, from the coding sequence ATGAGCACCAATCATCAGGACGGGACGGTCATGGCGGAACACCTGCTGGTCGTGGAGGACGACTCCACACTGCGCGAACTGCTGTCCGCGAGCCTGCGCCTGGCCGGTTTCGCCGTCACACCCGTCACGACCGGTGCCGAGGCACTGGCCGCAGTCCGGCAGGAGCGGCCCGACCTGATGGTGCTCGACGTCATGCTGCCGGACTTCGACGGCTTCGAAGTCGCACGCCGGCTGCGGCAGGAGCTGCCGGCATCGCCGGCCGGTCCGCCGCCCGTGCTCTTCCTCACGGCACGTGATGCGGCCGAGGACCGGATCAACGGGCTGACCGTCGGCGGTGACGACTACGTCACCAAGCCGTTCAACCTGGAGGAACTGATCCTGCGCATCCGCGCCATCCTGCGCCGCGTCAGCGGCCAGCAGCCGGACGGCCGCCTGGTGGTCGGCGACCTCACGCTGGACCCGGTCAGCCGTCAGGTGACACGCGCCGGCCACACCGTCCAGCTTTCCCCCACCGAGTTCAGTCTGCTGCGGGTGCTGATGGAGCACGCCGGGCAGGTGCTGTCCAAGGAACAACTCCTCGACCTCGTATGGCAGTACGACTTCGGCGGGGACGACAGCATCGTGGCGTCGTACATCAGCTATCTGCGCCGCAAGATGGACACCAAGGAGCCCAGGCTGATCCACACGGTGCGCGGCACCGGCTACATGCTGCGCAGGCCCCCGCAGTGA
- a CDS encoding ABC transporter permease, which translates to MVTTAIRARSRTADTARRRAAGKPSGPDQRAGRATLRNSLHAEWIKIRTMRSTLYVVLGTIAMGAAIATLVGSSAGDEFAAMTAADKLTFDPLALSMRGYMMAQVTIALLGGMVITAEYGSRTVVSTLTAVPHRSRVLAAKALVLCTVAFLTGLVFTFAGFLAGQAALKRAAAPHMTPADPTAWRAVLGGALFLALAGLLGLAVGTLIRSTTATVTTLFTVFLIVPAFGPALPGALSDWTHTYWPPSAGGQIMTGYHDPALLHPWPGLAVMAGCVVIVLTAAFFTFRKRDA; encoded by the coding sequence ATGGTCACCACCGCAATCCGTGCGCGCTCCCGTACGGCGGACACCGCCCGGAGGCGGGCGGCCGGCAAGCCGTCCGGGCCGGATCAGCGCGCGGGCCGTGCGACGCTGCGGAATTCACTGCACGCCGAGTGGATCAAGATCCGCACCATGCGCTCGACCCTGTACGTCGTCCTCGGCACCATCGCCATGGGAGCGGCCATCGCCACCCTGGTGGGCTCGTCGGCCGGTGACGAATTCGCCGCCATGACGGCCGCGGACAAGCTCACCTTCGACCCCTTGGCCCTCAGCATGAGGGGCTACATGATGGCCCAGGTCACCATCGCCTTGCTGGGCGGCATGGTCATCACCGCGGAGTACGGCAGCCGTACGGTGGTCAGCACCCTGACCGCGGTCCCGCACCGGAGCCGTGTCCTGGCCGCCAAAGCCCTGGTGCTCTGCACGGTCGCCTTCCTGACCGGCCTGGTGTTCACGTTCGCCGGGTTCCTCGCCGGGCAGGCGGCGCTCAAGAGGGCGGCAGCACCGCACATGACGCCGGCGGACCCCACGGCGTGGCGCGCCGTCCTCGGGGGCGCCCTCTTCCTCGCTCTGGCCGGGCTTCTGGGACTTGCCGTGGGCACACTGATCCGTTCGACGACGGCCACGGTGACCACCCTGTTCACCGTGTTCCTGATCGTTCCGGCGTTCGGCCCGGCCCTTCCCGGAGCACTGTCGGACTGGACCCACACTTACTGGCCGCCCTCCGCCGGCGGTCAGATCATGACCGGCTACCACGATCCGGCGCTGCTGCACCCCTGGCCCGGCCTCGCGGTGATGGCGGGATGCGTCGTGATCGTGCTGACCGCCGCGTTCTTCACCTTCCGCAAGCGGGACGCATAG
- a CDS encoding ABC transporter ATP-binding protein, with protein sequence MIEVQGLTKRYGEVLAVDDLSFTVRSGEITGFLGPNGAGKSTTMRMVLGLDAPTSGTATVGGRPMTAQPAPLRAIGALLDAGAVLPSRSAYHHLLALAASNGLARSRVDAVLEEVGLAAAARRAAGTYSLGMKQRLGIAAALLGDPPVLVLDEPLNGLDPEGIVWMRGLMRRMAADGRAVLMSSHLMSEIELTVDHLVVIGRGRLIADTGMADFIAEHAAREVVVRSPHAEAFGRRLAAAGALVRADGEHRLTVAGIEAREIGALAAADGVELHELTLRQASLEDAFMALTQDSVEYSADVEYSADKEAA encoded by the coding sequence ATGATCGAAGTTCAGGGGCTCACCAAGCGGTACGGCGAGGTGCTCGCCGTCGACGACCTGAGTTTCACCGTTCGTTCCGGGGAAATCACGGGTTTCCTGGGGCCGAACGGCGCCGGCAAGTCGACGACCATGCGCATGGTCCTGGGGCTGGACGCGCCCACCTCCGGCACGGCCACTGTCGGTGGCAGGCCGATGACCGCGCAGCCCGCGCCGCTGCGGGCCATCGGCGCGCTCCTCGACGCCGGCGCGGTCCTGCCCAGCCGTAGCGCCTATCACCACCTGCTGGCGCTCGCGGCGAGCAACGGGCTTGCGCGCAGCCGAGTCGACGCGGTGCTGGAAGAGGTGGGGCTCGCCGCGGCGGCCCGCAGAGCGGCCGGGACGTACTCACTGGGGATGAAACAGCGGCTCGGCATCGCTGCCGCCCTGCTCGGCGACCCACCGGTACTGGTGCTGGACGAGCCGCTCAACGGGCTGGACCCCGAAGGCATCGTCTGGATGCGAGGACTCATGCGGCGCATGGCCGCCGACGGCAGGGCCGTACTGATGTCCAGCCATCTGATGAGCGAGATCGAACTCACCGTCGACCATCTCGTCGTCATCGGCCGGGGGCGTCTGATCGCCGACACCGGCATGGCCGACTTCATCGCCGAGCACGCCGCGCGCGAGGTCGTCGTACGCAGCCCGCACGCGGAGGCATTCGGCCGACGGCTGGCCGCCGCGGGCGCGCTGGTGCGAGCCGACGGTGAGCACCGTTTGACCGTGGCGGGTATCGAGGCCCGGGAGATCGGCGCCCTTGCCGCGGCCGACGGCGTGGAACTGCACGAACTGACCCTTCGGCAAGCCTCCCTCGAAGACGCCTTCATGGCACTCACCCAGGACAGCGTCGAGTACTCGGCAGACGTCGAGTACTCGGCAGACAAGGAAGCCGCCTGA